The following proteins are encoded in a genomic region of Oncorhynchus masou masou isolate Uvic2021 chromosome 32, UVic_Omas_1.1, whole genome shotgun sequence:
- the LOC135525510 gene encoding uncharacterized protein LOC135525510, whose amino-acid sequence MRGIVLLFLLSLWPGGNVDAINAEVLANVVQEMRRFGLENRQYAMAVLLTQQQCTQNGAIFDVGVQPQVVQKILQEYSVYTGDRLIAAIPDTYHSEYLLLGHDKTNPSKMQTLLTAAKPNDCIVFFSNYSPCLERCNFPNGATSILPFMTVFNGRNANQMAFVFSSVWDPTRHHTGVTKPTKQLVLDSFRRIERYLPLYRCVRFQGQNACYRCVTANTNPETNDCLYGY is encoded by the exons ATGAGGGGAATTGTCCTTCtctttctgctgtctctctggCCTGGAGGCAACGTGGATGCTATCAATGCAGAGGTCTTGGCTAATGTGGTACAAGAGATGAGAAG GTTCGGCCTGGAGAACCGCCAGTATGCCATGGCTGTCTTACTCACCCAACAGCAGTGCACCCAAAATGGAGCAATCTTTGATGTGGGCGTGCAACCTCAGGTTGTCCAGAAGATACTACAGGAGTATAGTGTCTACACAGGAGACCGGCTCATCGCAGCCATACCTGACACCTACCATTCTGAGTACCTTCTCTTGGGGCATGATAAAACCAACCCCAGCAAAATGCAGACTCTGTTAACAGCAGCAAAGCCTAATGACTGCATTGTCTTCTTCTCCAACTACTCTCCCTGCCTGGAGAGATGCAACTTCCCTAATGGAGCAACCAGCATTCTCCCCTTCATGACCGTCTTCAATGGTAGGAACGCCAACCAGATGGCCTTTGTCTTCTCCTCGGTTTGGGACCCCACAAGGCACCATACAGGAGTGACCAAACCCACTAAGCAGCTGGTGCTGGACTCCTTCAGGAGAATAGAAAGATACCTCCCTTTATATCGTTGTGTCAGATTCCAGGGACAAAACGCATGTTACCGTTGTGTCACTGCCAACACAAATCCTGAGACCAATGACTGTCTGTATGGATACTAA